Genomic window (Actinomycetota bacterium):
GAAGGCGTCACCCACGTCGCCATGGAGGTGACGTCTCACGCGTTGGTCCTCCATCGCGTAGAAGGCGTTGTGTTTGCGGCGGCGGGGTTCACCAACCTGTCCCAGGATCACCTGGACTTCCACGCACACATGGAGGACTACTTCCAGGCCAAACGCTCGCTGTTCGTCCCGGAGCGCACCGAGCGCGGGGCGGTGAACGTGGACGACGACCACGGCCGCCGACTGGCGGACGCGGCGGAGATTCCAACGATCGGCTTCGGCCTCTCTGCCGATGCCGAGGTCCGCGCCGACGATGTCGAGTTCCGCCCCGCCGGCAGCCGGTTCAAGGTGCATACACCCGCCGGCGCCATCCACGTGGAAACGAGCTTCATCGGTGGGTTCAACGTCTCCAATTGCCTTGCTGCGACCGCGGTCGCGCTACAGGCGGGGATCGGGCTAGAGGCCATCGAGGAGGGTCTTCGCTCGCTGTCGGCGGTGCCCGGCCGTTTCGAGCCCGTTGCCGCCGGTCAGCCGTTCTCGGTGGTGGTGGACTACGCCCACACACCGGACTCGTTGGACAACGTCCTGCGGGCGGCCCGTGGGGTGACCCGCGACGGCCGCGTCATCTGCGTATTCGGCTGCGGTGGCGACCGCGATCGCGGCAAGCGCCCGTTGATGGGTGCTGTGGCCGCGCAGCTCGCGGATGTCGTCATGGTCACCTCCGACAATCCGCGTAGCGAGGACCCTTACGCCATCATCGACGAGATAGTCGAAGGCGTGATCGCGCACGCCCCTCAAGGCCCCGACCTCGTCACCTCGGATCGGGTCGAGGCGATCGAGGCGTCGTTGAAGGCCGCTCGGCCGGGAGACGTCGTGTTGATCGCAGGCAAGGGCCACGAGACGGGTCAGCAATTCGCGGATCACACGATCCCGTTCGACGACCGGGAGGTGGCTCGGAGCGCCCTGGCAGGCCTTGGGTGGGCGAGCCGGTGACGAACATCCTCGTGGCCGGAGCCGTTGGGCTCCTGGTGACCCTGTTCGGCACGCCGTGGGCGATCAAGCAGTTCCGCCGGCGTGGGTGGGGCCAGCTGATCCGCGAGGAGGGGCCGAAGGCGCACTACGAGAAGCGCGGGACCCCCACCATGGGAGGGCTCGTGATCCTGGTCGGGACCGCGCTGGGGTACGTGCTCGGTCACTTCGGCATCAGCGGCAACGCGCCGTTCCGCGACAGCGGGATCCTCGCGATGGGGACGATCATGGCGCTGGGGTTCCTGGGGTTCCTCGACGACATCATCAAGATCAAGAAGTCCAGGTCGCTGGGGCTCCACAAGAGGGCGAAGTTCCTGGGACAGCTGATCATCGCGGGAGTCTTCGGCTTCTGCGCGGTGTACTTCGTGCAGATCGGCACCGATCTCTCGTTCTTCCGTTCGACGAAGCTGGATCTCGGCGTCTTCTTCTTCGTGTGGGTCTTCTTGATGATCGCCGCCTCGTCGAATGGGGTGAACCTGACCGACGGACTGGACGGGCTCGCCGTCGGATCGGCCGCGCAGGTGCTCGGCGCGTTCGTCGTGATCGGCTTCTGGCAGTTCCGTCACCCCGGCTTCTACGACCTCGTCGCCACCGGGTCCGATCCCTTCGATCTAGCGATCGTGGCCGCGGCCATGTTCGGCGCGTGCGCGGGGTTCTTGTGGTGGAACACGGCTCCCGCCAAGGTCTTCATGGGCGACACGGGTTCCCTGATGTTGGGCGGCACGATGGCGGTGCTCGCGATCCTGTTGAACACGCAGCTGCTCCTGCTGCTGTTGGGCGGGCTCTACGCGGTCGAGACCCTGTCCGTGATCTTCCAGGTCGCCGTCTTCAAGCGCACCGGGAAGCGGATCTTCCTCATGGCACCGGTGCACCATCACTTCGAGCTCGCGGGGTGGCCCGAGTTCACCGTGATCGTTCGCTTCTGGGTCCTCTCGGGCTTGTCGACGGCCTTCGGTGTCGGGCTGTTCTACGCCGACTTCATCTCCAAGGGCGGCGTCTTGTGAGCGGCGCCGAGCTCGGCGGCAAGCGCGTCCTCGTCGTCGGACTCGGCGTGAGCGGGTTCAGTGCCGCTAAAGCACTTGTGGATCTCGACGCGAAGGTGCGGGTGACGGAGGCCCGCGACGGAGAGGTGGTGAGGCAGCGCGCCGATCACCTGAAGCAGCTCGGTGTCGAGGTGGAGTTGGGCGGCCACGACCTCGAGCGGCTCGACGCGGATCTGGTCGTGATCAGTCCCGGCATCCCTCCTAAGTCTGCGATAGCGCGCGCGATCCACGACGCGCATCTCGAGCTGTGGAGCGAGGTCGAGCTCGCGTACCGGCTCGCCGACTGTGACTTCCTCGCGATCACAGGCACCAACGGCAAGACCACGACGACGTCGCTCCTCGCCGCGATCCTGGAAGCGGGCGGCGTCGCCACGACGGCCGCGGGCAACATCGGGTTCCCGCTCATCGACGCGATCTCGACCGTTCCCCCCGGGGCCGCTATAGCGCTCGAGGTCTCGAGCTTCCAGTTGGAGGCGACGCACAGGTTCCGTCCGCGGGTGGCCGTGCTTCTGAACGTCGCGGAGGATCACACCGACTGGCACGGGTCGTTCGACGCGTACCGCCACGCGAAGGCGCGGCTGATCGCGAACCAGACGCAGACCGACGTGTTCCTTCCGAACGCGGCCGATCGGCATGCGATGGAGATCGCGTCGACGGCAGCGTCACGAGTGGTGCCATTCGATGCGCGGTCCCCCGTCCAGGACGGCATCGGCGTCGACGGCCGCGACATCGTGTGGCGAGGAGCCAGCGTCATGCCGGTCGACGCGGTTCCGCTCCCCGGCAGCGCGGGACTGGAAGACGCGCTGGCCGCGGCCGGAGCCGCCTTGGAATACGGCGTTGATCCGTCCGCGGTCGCGCACGCGGTGGCCGCATTCCGCCCACTCTCGCACCGCCTGGAAGTCGTAGGGGAGAGCGGCGGCGTGACCTACATCGACGACTCGAAGGCGACGAACCCACACGCGACGCTGGCGGCGCTGCGCGGCATGCGCGACGTCGTGCTCATCGCCGGCGGACGCAGCAAGGGCATCGACCTCGGTCCCCTTGCCGAGGCGGACTCGTCTTTGATCGCGGTCATAGCGTTGGGAGAGGCGAGGGAGGAGCTCGCGCGGATCTTCGACGGCGTCGTCCCGGTGGAGGTGGTGGATTCGATGGCGGACGCCGTGGCCGCCGCCGCGCGCAGTTCTGTTGCCGGAGGATCCGTCTTGCTGTCGCCTGGTTGTGCGAGCCTGGACATGTACGACGGCTACGCCGCGCGCGGTGATGACTTCGCGCGCCGTGTGGCCGACCTCCTGAGGCATCCGAGAGGGGAGTAGATGGCGACACGGAGCGGCACGCTGGGCGTGGCGGGGGCGACCAAAAGCCGCGTCGCTTCGGCTAAGCGCGGCGAGCCCGCGGCCCTCCTCGTCGTCGCGACGGGCGCACTCGTGCTGCTCGGTCTCATCATGATCCTGTCGGCGAGCTTCGTGTCTTCGTTCGCAAACTTTGGCTCGTCGTTCCTGTTCTTCAACAAACAGCTGTTGTGGGCCGGCATCGGCCTGGCGGGGTTCGTCTTCTTCTCCCGTACCGACTACAGGCGCCTGAAGAACAAGGGCTACATGTTGCTGCCGTTCGTCGGGCTCTTGCTGCTCGCGGTGCTGATCCCGGGAGTCGGCATCGTCGCGGGTGGAAGCGCGCGCTGGATCGGCGCCGGGCCCCTCGCCTTCCAGCCCTCGGAGCTCGCGAAGCTAGCGCTGATCCTGTTCCTTGCGGACGTGTTCTCTCGCAAGGAGGAGTCGACGCTCCAGGAGCTGCCGCACACGTTGTTGCCGTTCGTGCCGGTGCTCGGCACGCTCGTGCTGCTCGTGATGATGCAGCCGGACATGGGGACGACGATCCTCCTTGGCTCGATTGGTCTCGGGATGTTGTTCACGGCCGGCGCACCGCCCCGATACCTCCTGCCGCTGGGTTTGCTCGGCGCCGGCGCGGCCGCGGCCGCGGCCTTGAGCGCCGAGTACCGGCGCGAGCGCGTCCTCGCGTTCATGGATCCGTGGGCGGATCCTCTGAACACGGGCTATCACACGATCCAGTCGCTGATCGCTCTGGGGTCGGGCGGCTGGCTCGGCGTCGGGCTCGGGGCGAGCCGGCAGAAGTGGTCCTACATCCCGAACGCGCACACCGACTTCATCTTCGCGATCCTGGGTGAGGAGATGGGGTTGCTGGGGACGCTCACCGTCCTGGGGCTGTTCGGGTTCATCACGTACCTCGGCGTCCGGATAGCGCGGAGAGCGCGCGATCGGTTCGGGATGCTCGTCGCGAGCGGCATCACGATCTGGATCGGCGTGCAGGCGCTGGTCAACATCGGCGCCGTCACCGCGACCATGCCGATCACTGGTGTGCCGCTGCCGCTGGTGTCTTTCGGCGGATCCTCTCTCGTGGTCTCTCTCGTCGCCATGGGGATCCTCACGAACATCGCGCGGCAACCAAAGAGATCGAGCAGGTCTCGCAAGACCGCGGAGCCGGCGAAGGCTTGAGAGTGGTGATCGCGGGGGGAGGCACCGCGGGCCACGTCAACCCCGCCATCGCTCTTGCCCGCGCTATGCCCGGAGACGATGTGTCCTTCGTCGGCACTGCATCGGGCGCGGAGGCGCGCCTGGTCCCGGCTGCCGGTTTTCCCATCGAGAACATCACCGTCGCGGGGTTCGATCGCGCCAAGCCGTGGCTCCTGCCGCGCACCGGGATGCGCGCCGCGGGAGCGGTCGCGGCTGCGCGCGGTCTCCTGCAGCGGTCGGGTCCGGCTGCCGTAGTGGGCATGGGCGGGTACGTGAGCCTCCCCGCGGTTCTCGCAGCGCGCAGCCTGTCGGTTCCGGTCGTGTTGCACGAGCAGAACATCGTGTTCGGGCTCGCCCACAAGGTCAGCAAGCCGTTCGCCGCGAGGATCGCCGTCTCGTTCCAGGAGACGCTCGAGGCCGCGGGGCGCAAGGGCGTGTACGTCGGGAACCCGGTAGCGCCGGAGTTCGCGACGTTCTCCAAGGAGGCTCACAGGGAGCGGGCGCTGCAACTGTTCGACCTCGACCCTGCACGCAAGACGTTGCTCGTTTTCGGCGGCAGCCAGGGCGCCAGGCGGATCAACGACGCCGCGCATGGTCTCGCCGATGCATGGTCGGGCCGCACCGACGTGCAGGTGCTACACATCGCGGGGCGGCTGGCATACCCCGAGCTACAGCAACGCACATCGACCGGTGCGGGCCTCGCCCATTACAGGTTGGTGGAGTTCGTGGAGGACATGCCGCTGGCGTACGCGGCCGCCGATCTCGCGCTGTGTCGCGGGGGCGCCACGACGCTGGCGGAGCTGGCGGTGGTCGGCCTCCCGGCGATAGTGGTCCCGTACCCCTATCACCGCGACCGGCAGCAAGAGCGGCAAGCGCGGGTGGCGGAGAGGGCGGGGGCCGCGCTGGTGATGGCGGACGCCGAGACCACCACCTCCGCGGTGGCGGACGCCGCCGACCGGTTGTTGCGAGACGAGGCGAGGCTGAAGGAGATGAGCCAGAGCTTCCTGGCGCTGGCCCGGCCCGACGCCGCGCAACGCCTCGCCGACGTGGTTCGTGGAGTCGTCCGATGACGTTGCGCTCCGCGGGACGCGTGCACTTCATCGGCATCGGCGGCGCCGGGATGTCCGCGATCGCGAAGGTGCTCCTCGAGCAAGGCGTGTCGGTGTCTGGGTCCGACCTGAAGCGGTCGCGAGCCGCCACTGTGCTCGAGGCGATGGGGGCGGACGTTCACGTGGGGCATGACGCGGGTCTGGTCGTGGGGGCGGACGTGATCGTGATGTCCTCGGCCATCCGCGACTCGAATCCGGAGCTGGCAGCCGCACGCGCGTCCGGCATAACGATCCTGTCGCGAGGTCAGGCGCTCGCGTCCATCCTCGAAGAACGTCGCTCCATCGTTGTCGCGGGAACCCACGGCAAGACGACAACCACGTCGATGATCGTCTCCGTGCTGCGCGCCGCAGAGATAGACGCCACGTACCTCGTCGGGGGCGGGCTGAACGACTCCGGCACCAATGCACGCTCCGGCGAGAGCGATCTCGCGGTAGCAGAGTCCGACGAAAGCGACGGATCGTTCCTGCTGTTGTCCGCCCATGTGGGCGTGGTGACGAACGTCGAGGAAGATCACGTGGATCACTGGTCGTCGCTGCAGGAGCTGCGCGCGGCCTTCGATCGCTTCATCGGCGCCACTGACCCAGACGGCGCGGTCGTCGTGCCGGTAAGCGATGAGGGTCTGTGTGCCGCGGCGCGCGCGTCGGGGACAACGGTAGTCACGTTCGGCGCGCAGGGCGACGTCTCCGCCTCTGGTGTCCGCGCGGAAGGCACCGAGACGACCTTCGATCTCCTGCACGCGGGCGCGACCGTGCCCATACGGCTTCAGGTGCCTGGTGCGCACAACGTGGCGAACGCTCTGGCGGCCGCCGCTGCCTGCATCCAGGTCGGCGTTCCGCTGCAACACGTTGCGGAGGGGCTCGCGCGCTACAGCGGCGTCGAGCGACGATTCCACCTGCGCGGCAAGGTGGGCGGAGTCACGATCATCGACGACTACGCGCATCATCCGACCGAGGTGCGGGCGACGCTGTCCGCGGCGAAGACCGGCTCGTGGGACAGGGTCGTTGCGGTCTTCCAACCCCACCGCTACTCCAGGACCGCCGCCTTCGCGGCCGCGTTCGGACGCTCGTTCTCCGACGCCGACAGGATCGTCATCACCGACGTCTACGGCGCCGGGGAGGAGGCGGTTCCCGGGGTGAGCGGAAAGCTCATCGCGGACGAGCTGTGCTCGGCGCTGCCGGGGCGCCCGGTTGCCTATCTCCCACACCGGGCCGAGCTGGTGGCCTACCTCGAACAGACGCTGCGGGAGGGGGACGCGCTCCTCACTCTCGGCGCCGGTGATGTCACGTCGCTCGCGGATGAGCTTCTGGTGCGTTTGGAGCCGGCACCGTGAGTGCTCAGACCGTGGGTGCGCGCGCCGTGGGAGAGCGACTCCGGGAGCTCGCCGCCGGAGAGGTTCATTTCGACCGCTCGCTGGCCCCGCTCACGACGTACAGGGTGGGTGGTGCGGCGGCGGTCCTGTTCGAGCCGGCCTCCGCCGCCGACCTGCTGCACCTACGGACCGCGGTGCGCGATGTCGGAGCGGACCCCGCCGAGCTCGGCTTCCTCGCGCTGGGACGAGGCTCCAACATGGTCGTGTCCGACCGCGGCTTCGACGGGATCGTGATCCGCACGGGAGCGGGGCTGTCGTGGATCCGCGGAGACGAGCAGAGACCCACGCGCGTTGCCGCGGGGGCCGCGACGTCTCTTCCGCTGCTCGCCAACTGGGCCGCGCGCAGGTCCCTCGCCGGGCTCGAGTTCACCGTCGGGATCCCGGGCTCCGTCGGCGGAGGCGTGCGGATGAACGCCGGCGCGCACGGAGGAGAGGTCGCGGACACGCTTGTGTCGGTAGAGGTCTTCCACCTGCGCGAGTGGGGGTCCGCCCAGATCGAGCCGGCGCAGCTCGATCTGGACTACAGGCACTCGGCGCTGTCGGACGCGCATCTGGTCGTAGCGGCTTCGTTCGATCTCGTCGCAGACGAAGAGCATGCGGTGCGATCGCGGATGGAGTCGTACCGGCGGCATCGCGCGACGACGCAGCCGGGCGCGCTCCAGAACGCCGGGAGCACCTTCAAGAACCCGCCGGGGGATGCCGCGGGGCGTCTGGTCGACGCCGCCGGTCTGAAGGGCCACCGGGTGGGAGGCGTCCAGGTGTCCGAGCTGCACGCGAACTTCTTCATCGCCTCGAGCGGCGCGACGGCGCAGGACGTGTTCGACCTCGTTCACGACGTGAGGAAGCGGGTGCTGGATCGGTTCGGCGTCGACCTGGAGCCGGAGGTGAGGTTCGTGGGCCCTTTTGACACGGCCGTTCTCGCGGAGGCGTCGCGGTGACGACGGCGGAGCGCGTCCGGACGGATCCGCGCATCTCTCGCCGCCGGCGCGCGATCGAACGCTCGCGTCGCCGGCGCGGGCTCATAACAGCAGGCGTCGTGGTCGCGCTGGGGGCCGCTCTCTGGGTGGCCTTCTGGTCTCCGTTGCTGGCCGTCGACGAGGTCGTGGTGGTGGGGGGGCGGCACGTGACGGCCGCCGACGTGGCGCGGGTGGCGCAACTCGATGCATCGGACAACCTCTTGCTCGCGTCGACCTCGGAGATCACCGCCAAGGTCGAGGAGCTCGCATGGGTCCAGAGCGCGCGGGTCGACCGGAAGCTTCCTGGGACGATCCGGGTCAGGATCGTCGAGCGGGTGCCGGCGGCGGTGTTGTCGCTGGCCAGCGGACGGTGGACGCTGGACGCGGAGGGCCACGTGCTCACGCGCGGCGTCGCCGATCCCGACCTCCCCGTGCTCGCCGGTCCGCGCGTGTCCGATCTGGAGGAGGGGACCGCGGTGGAAGAGGCCGAGGTGCAGGACGCCCTCACTACCTTGCGCTCGTTGTCCCCGCGCATACGTGGAGAGGTCGAGGCCTTGCTCGCGCCCACCACGGAGCGGATAACGCTCTCTCTGAAGGACGGGACGCAGGTGCGATTCGGCGCCGCCGAAGCCCTGCGCGCGAAGAACGAGGTCTTGCGGACGTTGCTCGTCGACCTGCGGGTCAACGGCGGAAGCGGCGGCTACATCGACATCCGCGTTCCCACCAGTCCCGCCGTGTCCGCGGCCGCTCAACCGGAGTCCGTCGTGACGACGCCACCGACGCCCGCGCCGACGCCCTAGGAGCCACGGCAGCGCCGCGACGAGGAGCGCGAAAAGCCGCGCTCGTCGAACCTTGACTCCCCCCGCGCGCGTCGCTATATTCCTCGACCATCACTACAGGTTGACATAACTCTAAGCCTGAAGTAGAGACTCAGCAATCGATCTACCCGCTGACCTGGGCAGATGCCGCGGCACACTTCCTTCCCCCCGCGGTGGGTTCCGGTTTCCAGGGTGGGAAGGAGGCCGTATGGCCACAGGACCGCAGAACTATCTCGCCGTGATCAAGGTCGTTGGGATCGGCGGCGGCGGCGTCAACGCGGTGAACCGGATGATCGAGGTTGGCCTGAAGGGCGTCGAGTTCATCGCGATCAACACCGACGCGCAGGCTCTCCTGATGTCGGACGCCGACGTGAAGCTCGACATCGGTCGCGACCTGACGCGAGGTCTCGGGGCGGGAGCCGACCCGGAGGTCGGGCGGCGCGCGGCGGAGGAGCACCGGGACGAGATCGAAGAGGTGCTGAAGGGCGCCGACATGGTGTTCATCACCGCGGGCAAGGGAGGAGGCACCGGTACCGGCGGCGCGCCCATCGTCGCCGAGATCGCCAAGTCCATCGGGGCGCTCACGATCGGCGTCGTTACCCGGCCCTTCGGGTTCGAGGGACGACAGCGGGCGCTGAAGGCGGAGTCGGGGATCACCTCGCTCAAAGAGAAGGTCGACACGCTCATCGTCATCCCGAACGACCGGCTGCTAGACGTGGGAACCGCGACCACCTCGGTCCTCGAGGCGTTCCGGATGGCCGACGAGGTGCTCCTGCAGGGGGTTCAGGGGATCACGGACCTGATCACCACGCCGGGGCTCATCAACCTGGACTTCGCCGACGTGAAGGCCGTGATGACAGACGCGGGTTCGTCGCTGATGGGGATCGGGCAGGCGCGCGGCGATCAACGCGCCGCCGACGCGGCGCGCGCTGCGATCTCGTCGCCGTTGCTGGAGGCGTCGATCGAGGGAGCTCGCGGCGTGCTGCTGAACATCGCGGGTGGGTCCGACCTGGGGCTGTTCGAGGTGAACGAGGCGGCGACGATCATCTCGCAGGCCGCGCATCCAGACGCGAACATCATCTTCGGCGCGGTCGTCGATGACACGTTGGGTGACGAGGTGCGGGTCACGGTGATCGCCGCCGGGTTCGACCGGTGGGGTCAGAAGGAGGCGGAGGACCTCGTGCGCCCCGATGAGGAGATCTTCTCGGTTCCCGATGCCGACGATGACGAGCCCGCGTTCCTCGGCAGCGCAAAGCGCGAGGAGCGTCTCGTCTTCGATGCCAACGAGGACCTCGAGATCCCGTCCTTCCTTCGCAACGAATAGTTCTCTGACGCAGGAGCTTCCCCGGGGAGCGGGACCGGCCGGCCGGTCCCGCTCTTCTTCTTGGCTTTGATAGACAGTCCCGCATGAGCGCCCCCCGTCCCTCGCTCGCTCACGTCGACCGCGACGGGCTCCGTCTGCTGATCGATCCCGCGCCCACGCGGTGCGCCGTTGCGTTCACGGATCGCATCGGCGGCTCCAGCGCGGCCCCCTACGACTCACTCAACCTGGCCGCCACCGTCGGCGACGACCCCGACGCCGTTCGCCGGAACCGAGAGCGGGTCGCACGCGCCGCGGGCTTCGCGGTGACGTCGCTGCGCCTGGCGCGTCAGGTGCATGGTGCCGACATCCTCCACGTCACTTCGTCCGATCCAGTGGTCGCCGGCGAAGGCGATGTGTTGATGACGTCGGAGCCCGGTGTGAGTTTGGGGATCCTCACCGCGGACTGCACCCCGGTCGTCGTCGCCGGAACCGCTGTCGTGGCGATCGCACACGCGGGTTGGCGCGGTCTCGTCGCGGGCGCGGTCGAGGCCGCGGTGGATGCGGTAGGGGAGGTGCGCGCTGCATGGGTGGGTCCGTCCATCCACGCCTGTTGCTACGAGGTGGGGCCTGAGGTGATCGCGGCGTTCCGCGACCGCGGTCTTCCCGTGGCCGGCGTCGATCGGGTCGATCCGGGGCGGGCCGCGACGTTCGCCCTTCACCGGGCGGGTGTGGAGCGGGTGGCCGCCAGCGTGGACTGCACCTCGTGCGACCGCCGCTACTTCTCGTACCGGCGCGACGGCACGACCGGACGCCAAGGGGCGTTCGTCTCGCTGCTCGAGCAGTGAGCGTCTCGCGCCGCTACGAGGAGGTGCGAGCGCGCGTTGCCGCCGCGGCCGAACGCGGCGGGCGGTCGGGTGACGAGGTGACTTTGGTCGCGGTGAGCAAGGGGTTCCCGGGCGACGTGGTGGCGGAGGCGGTGCGCGCCGGCGCGGTCCACCTGGGGGAGAACCGCGTGCAGGAGCTCAGAGAGAAGGCGATCGCGTTCCCCACGGGAGTGCGGTGGCACTTCATCGGGCACCTCCAGACGAACAAGGCGAGACAGGTGGTCGGCGTTGCGTCGCTGATCCACTCGGTGGACCGTCTGGCTTTGGCCGACGAGCTGGCGCGGAGGGCGCGGATCCGCGGCGTCGCCCAGGACGTCCTGATCGAGGTGAACGTCTCGGGAGAGGCGACCAAACACGGCATAGAGCCCGCGGCCGCACCGGCGTTGGCGGAGCAGGTGGCGGCTCTGGATCCGCTCGTCGTGCGCGGCTTCATGACGATGGCGCCGCTGTCCCCGGAGCCGGAGGAGTCGCGGCCCTACTTCGCGGAGCTTCGAGAGCTGCGCGATCGCGTGGAGGCGGTCGTTCCAAGCGCGACCGAGCTCTCGATGGGGATGACGCGAGATTTCGAGGTAGGGGTCGAGGAGGGCGCCACCTTGGTTCGCGTGGGGGAGGCGATCTTCGGCCCTCGAGCGCGCAGATAACCGCTAAGACCAAGGATGTTCGGGATAGGGTGACCGCGATGGGGATCTGGAGGAAGACGCTCGTTTATCTCGGGCTCGTCGAAGAGGATGAGTACGACGACTACGCCTACGACGAGACCGACCACGACGAGGAGCCGGCCGCCCGTCGCTCCCGCCGCACTCCCTCCGGAGATCAGTCACCGGCACGCCGCGACGCGGTCGTGCGCTCGATCCCTACCCGCGCCCAGGCGAGGTTCCATCTCGTCAACCCGACGCTCTTCAAGGCGGATGCTCAAGAGATCGGGGACAAGTTCCGC
Coding sequences:
- the ftsZ gene encoding cell division protein FtsZ translates to MATGPQNYLAVIKVVGIGGGGVNAVNRMIEVGLKGVEFIAINTDAQALLMSDADVKLDIGRDLTRGLGAGADPEVGRRAAEEHRDEIEEVLKGADMVFITAGKGGGTGTGGAPIVAEIAKSIGALTIGVVTRPFGFEGRQRALKAESGITSLKEKVDTLIVIPNDRLLDVGTATTSVLEAFRMADEVLLQGVQGITDLITTPGLINLDFADVKAVMTDAGSSLMGIGQARGDQRAADAARAAISSPLLEASIEGARGVLLNIAGGSDLGLFEVNEAATIISQAAHPDANIIFGAVVDDTLGDEVRVTVIAAGFDRWGQKEAEDLVRPDEEIFSVPDADDDEPAFLGSAKREERLVFDANEDLEIPSFLRNE
- a CDS encoding polyphenol oxidase family protein, producing the protein MSAPRPSLAHVDRDGLRLLIDPAPTRCAVAFTDRIGGSSAAPYDSLNLAATVGDDPDAVRRNRERVARAAGFAVTSLRLARQVHGADILHVTSSDPVVAGEGDVLMTSEPGVSLGILTADCTPVVVAGTAVVAIAHAGWRGLVAGAVEAAVDAVGEVRAAWVGPSIHACCYEVGPEVIAAFRDRGLPVAGVDRVDPGRAATFALHRAGVERVAASVDCTSCDRRYFSYRRDGTTGRQGAFVSLLEQ
- a CDS encoding YggS family pyridoxal phosphate-dependent enzyme, whose protein sequence is MSVSRRYEEVRARVAAAAERGGRSGDEVTLVAVSKGFPGDVVAEAVRAGAVHLGENRVQELREKAIAFPTGVRWHFIGHLQTNKARQVVGVASLIHSVDRLALADELARRARIRGVAQDVLIEVNVSGEATKHGIEPAAAPALAEQVAALDPLVVRGFMTMAPLSPEPEESRPYFAELRELRDRVEAVVPSATELSMGMTRDFEVGVEEGATLVRVGEAIFGPRARR
- the sepF gene encoding cell division protein SepF, whose product is MGIWRKTLVYLGLVEEDEYDDYAYDETDHDEEPAARRSRRTPSGDQSPARRDAVVRSIPTRAQARFHLVNPTLFKADAQEIGDKFRDGFSVLMNLHGADPRERQRLIDFASGLSYGMGGSIQPAGEHVILITPPGVQVSAEERQRFLEERGFFPA